A single Thunnus thynnus chromosome 6, fThuThy2.1, whole genome shotgun sequence DNA region contains:
- the naa10 gene encoding N-alpha-acetyltransferase 10, which translates to MNIRNARPEDLMNMQHCNLLCLPENYQMKYYFYHGLSWPQLSYIAEDENGKIVGYVLAKMEEDPDDVPHGHITSLAVKRSHRRLGLAQKLMDQASRAMIENFNAKYVSLHVRKSNRAALHLYSNTLKFQISEVEPKYYADGEDAYAMKRDLAHMADELRKPGVRVSGQEAPSGQSPSGSGDQERESERDSGGESKELSEVSEATESTDVKDSSSDSQ; encoded by the exons ATGAATATACGAAACGCCAGG CCGGAGGACCTCATGAACATGCAGCACTGTAACCTGCTGTGTCTTCCAGAAAACTACCAGATGAAATACTATTTCTATCACGGACTGTCCTGGCCTCAG cTTTCATACATTGCAGAGGACGAAAATGGCAAAATAGTTGGATATGTGCTGGCAAAGAT GGAGGAAGACCCAGATGATGTACCCCATGGACACATCACATCCCTG GCGGTGAAGCGCTCCCACAGACGTCTGGGGCTGGCTCAGAAGCTGATGGACCAGGCCAGCCGGGCCATGATAGAAAACTTCAATGCTAAATATGTCTCACTTCATGTTCGCAAAAG CAACCGGGCAGCCCTGCACCTGTactcaaacacactcaaattccA GATAAGCGAGGTAGAGCCTAAGTACTATGCAGATGGGGAGGATGCCTACGCCATGAAGAGAGACCTGGCCCACATGGCTGATGAG TTGAGAAAGCCGGGCGTGCGTGTTTCGGGTCAAGAAGCACCGTCTGGCCAGAGCCCGTCAGGGTCTGGTgaccaggagagagagagtgagagagacagcgGAGGAGAGAGCAAAGAGCTGAGTGAAGTCAGCGAGGCAACAGAAAGCACAGACGTTAAAGATTCTTCTTCTGATTCACAATGA